In the genome of Pempheris klunzingeri isolate RE-2024b chromosome 11, fPemKlu1.hap1, whole genome shotgun sequence, one region contains:
- the LOC139209439 gene encoding potassium voltage-gated channel subfamily A member 3 gives MDDHLSLLQSPPPSVTKIRGDNLVNHGYTETDADVMTVVACDNMLEESAALPGHHSLDRYEPDHECCERVVINISGLRFETQLKTLSQFPETLLGDPKKRMRYFDPLRNEYFFDRNRPSFDAILYYYQSGGRIRRPVNVPIDIFSEEIRFYELGEEAMEKFREDEGFIKEEERPLPENEFQRQVWLLFEYPESSGPARGIAIVSVLVILISIVIFCLETLPEFRDENRDPITIAPVINGTLPYFISPFSDPFFVVETLCIIWFSFELLVRFFACPSKATFSKNIMNIIDIVAIIPYFITLGTELAERQGNGQQAMSLAILRVIRLVRVFRIFKLSRHSKGLQILGQTLKASMRELGLLIFFLFIGVILFSSAVYFAEADDPESGFNSIPDAFWWAVVTMTTVGYGDMHPVTIGGKIVGSLCAIAGVLTIALPVPVIVSNFNYFYHRETEGEEQAQYLHVGSCQPLADTEELRKTRSSSSLSKSEYMVIEEHGINSAFKQQPNFPTTTQNNSQNCVNINKKIFTDV, from the coding sequence ATGGACGACCACCTCAGCCTCCTGCAATCACCCCCGCCGAGCGTAACCAAAATCCGGGGCGACAATCTGGTGAACCACGGATACACCGAGACAGACGCTGACGTGATGACTGTTGTGGCGTGTGACAACATGCTGGAGGAGTCGGCGGCTCTCCCGGGCCACCACTCTCTTGACCGATACGAACCGGATCACGAATGCTGCGAGAGGGTCGTCATCAACATCTCAGGGTTACGCTTCGAGACGCAGCTCAAGACTCTCTCCCAGTTTCCAGAGACTTTGCTGGGGGACCCAAAGAAGAGGATGAGGTACTTTGATCCACTCAGGAACGAGTACTTCTTCGATCGGAACCGACCCAGCTTTGATGCCATTCTGTATTACTACCAGTCTGGTGGGCGCATCAGAAGACCCGTGAATGTGCCCATTGACATTTTCTCTGAGGAGATCCGGTTCTATGAGCTGGGTGAGGAGGCTATGGAGAAGTTCAGGGAAGATGAGGGCTTCATAAAGGAGGAGGAGCGCCCGTTGCCAGAGAATGAATTTCAAAGACAGGTGTGGCTGCTTTTTGAATACCCAGAGAGCTCGGGTCCTGCACGGGGCATAGCGATAGTGTCTGTCCTGGTCATTCTCATCTCCATTGTCATCTTCTGCCTAGAAACATTGCCGGAGTTCAGGGACGAAAACAGAGATCCGATCACCATTGCGCCTGTGATAAATGGCACACTCCCATATTTCATCAGCCCCTTCTCAGACCCGTTCTTTGTGGTGGAGACCTTGTGTATAATCTGGTTCTCCTTCGAGCTGCTGGTGCGCTTCTTTGCATGCCCGAGTAAAGCCACGTTCTCCAAAAACATCATGAACATTATTGACATTGTGGCCATCATTCCCTATTTCATCACGCTGGGCACAGAGCTGGCGGAGAGGCAAGGAAACGGACAGCAGGCCATGTCATTAGCCATTCTGCGCGTAATTCGACTGGTTCGGGTATTTCGCATCTTCAAACTCTCGCGTCACTCCAAGGGGCTTCAGATTTTGGGACAGACTCTGAAGGCCAGCATGCGTGAGCTGGGCCTCCTtatcttctttctgttcatcgGTGTCATCCTCTTCTCCAGTGCTGTCTACTTTGCTGAGGCAGACGACCCAGAGTCGGGTTTCAACAGCATCCCGGATGCTTTCTGGTGGGCTGTTGTCACCATGACCACCGTGGGTTATGGGGACATGCATCCCGTGACAATCGGGGGAAAGATTGTGGGGTCTCTGTGCGCCATCGCTGGTGTACTGACTATTGCCCTGCCTGTACCCGTCATCGTCTCCAATTTCAACTACTTCTACCACAGGGAGACGGAGGGCGAGGAGCAGGCACAGTACCTGCACGTGGGCAGCTGTCAGCCTCtagcagacacagaggagctgaggaagactcgatcctcttcctcactcagCAAGAGCGAGTATATGGTGATAGAGGAGCACGGGATCAACAGCGCGTTCAAACAGCAGCCCAACTTCCCCACCACCACGCAGAACAACTCGCAGAATTGTGTGAATATAAACAAAAAGATTTTCACCGACGTGTAG